The genome window GGTACAATACCACATTAGTATAATTGTGGAAATTATAGCTGGAAATTTTAATAAAATTTTAACTGATCTGTGGGGGTGAAAAAGAAAATTCAACTCTCAAAAGTCAGATAAATAAAGCCCTCGGAGTTTCCGAGAGCATACAAATCATAGAAAGGGGGTGTTGCAAAACTAAATTAGTTTTGCAACACCCCCACTTTTATTTATTTCAAACATTTTGCTATTATTGTAAACACTTCTGCTCTTGAAACATCCTTATCAGGCCTGAATTTATTATCTTCGTAACCCTTTATAATATTCCTGGAAACCGCCTTTGATATGCTTCCCATTGCCTAGTCCGGAACCGCATTGGAATCACTGAATGTTAAATAGTAGAAATGGATGTTTTTATTTCTTTGTCACCATTTTGGGATGGATATTGGAAAATATTTATGACTTTCGACTTTGATGCAAATAATGTTGTGCCGCAAAGGCTGAAGATTAAAAAGACCGCAAGAAAAAGACTTAAAGATTTGATTTTTTTATTCATTTTTCTCCCCCAAAAAAAATATCTTATTATTTTATAATTATCTTTCATTACATAACACATAGCACCATAATAACAAATAGGTAAAATCTTTTTATGATACTTCAGCCTTATTTGACAATAGAGTATCAATAATCAGTATTACTTTCGAACCAGCTTTTATTATATTGCTTCTGTTATAAAACATAACTACTCCATTGTTTATAGTCTTGCTGTGTTTTGTTCTTATTGTGCCGAATTTTACAAAGTTAGTGGGGTAAAACTTTTCTTTAGTAGTTTCATCCAAAAGATAGACATTATAATATTTCCCCAGCTTATCTGGCCTTGATAGCCAGTATCTGACGTCAATAAGACTTCCATCGCCGCTTAATCTTGCACTTATTATTGAGATTCTTTCTTTTCTTAGTTTTAAGGTTAATAAATACCATGTTTTATATATCCAGTATTTGATTTTCATAGAATATCACCTTTTTTGCAATCCTAATCATTGCTGACAAAATCAATTGGATTATCATTATCGCAGTACTAATCATCATTTTCTTCATTATCATTATCATAATTATATCCATTATCATAATCATCATCATATTCATCGCGACTGCAGGGCTGCGGTTCATCTGTTTGGATAAATGTCAACTGGCCGCCGGGATATATGCTCGCATTGGAATTGATAATAGTATTTGTGACTTTATAATCATCATGATTGTGCATAGGATAAAACTGAGGAAAGAACCTATCCGCACCTTGTGTTCCGTTGCATATATCAACGTAATTTACTGTCGTAGGATTTGGACATTTTACCGGTTCAACTGGAATATCTGCAATCACTGCTGGGTCAACAGCTTGAAGTGCTTTCATCTGTGAACAGAGGGAAGGGAAGCAATCCTGTCCGTTAACTATATAATTCCTGTAAATCGGTCGTTTGTCATCAGCAGTCAAAATAAGATCGTAGGTTTCACCGGATGCCACATCCACTGTAAATCCCATTGCCTGCACTTCATGAGTATCCAGCTCAAGTTCATCAGCAATCTTTAGAAAAGGACTGGGGTGGGCATCTTTACCGACAATAGTAAAATGCCAGCCATGAATATGCCATGGAACAGGCTGATATC of Pseudobacteroides sp. contains these proteins:
- a CDS encoding S-layer homology domain-containing protein; the encoded protein is MGSISKAVSRNIIKGYEDNKFRPDKDVSRAEVFTIIAKCLK